In Aegilops tauschii subsp. strangulata cultivar AL8/78 chromosome 3, Aet v6.0, whole genome shotgun sequence, one genomic interval encodes:
- the LOC109768139 gene encoding endo-1,4-beta-xylanase 1-like produces the protein MAFAKDEVPLAMKLMADGGSSMEKEAGISMKLTEEGGSEEEEEEPALAVNLLEHHGGSCSEEANGGLGGWASAGSSTLSVHHDHAPPPLSATAEDVPCAHKRKPSGRYVLAAHRADDKDGLCREISRAPQPKVTYRVAGWVRLEGCPGADGGHPVHVEVRTQDGARVGGGVLVAEPGRWAEIKGAFRVDEHPRHAEVYVHGPPAGVDIKVMDMRVCAVDKIARLRHLRKKTDKVRKRDVVLKFSRPSEDGADAAEAVNGASIRVVQVENSFPIGACISKSSIQNPAFVDFFTKHFDWAVLENELKWYYTEPVQGQVSYADADELIAFCDRLKKPVRGHCIFWAVENSVQPWVRALNTEQLRAAVESRIRGLVSRYSGRFPQYEVNNEMLHGAFFRQRLGDDIDAHMFRETAAIDPAPALFVNDYNVESANDPNATPEKYVALITDLQRRGAAVGGIGVQGHVTYPVGDVICDALDKLAATELPVWITELDVSAADEAVRADDLEVVLREAFAHPAVEGIMLWGFMQGHMWRSHGQLLNADGTVSQAGNRFMGLRQEWTSHARGKVDANGHFKFRGFHGKYVVELAAGAGGKQVRRAFDVHKGDEPLVVDMNL, from the exons ATGGCATTCGCTAAG GACGAGGTGCCACTTGCAATGAAGCTCATGgcggacggcggcagcagcatgGAGAAAGAGGCGGGCATCTCCATGAAGCTGacggaggaggggggcagcgaggaggaggaggaggagcctgcCCTCGCCGTGAACCTGCTCGAGCACCATGGCGGCTCCTGCTCGGAGGAGGCGAACGGCGGTCTGGGCGGCTGGGCATCGGCTGGCTCGAGCACGCTCTCGGTGCACCACGACCACGCGCCGCCTCCGCTCTCGGCCACGGCGGAGGACGTGCCGTGCGCGCACAAGCGGAAGCCGAGCGGCCGGTACGTCCTCGCCGCGCACCGGGCGGACGACAAGGACGGCCTATGCCGGGAGATCTCCCGCGCGCCCCAGCCCAAGGTCACGTACCGGGTGGCCGGCTGGGTTCGCCTGGAGGGCTGCCCCGGCGCGGACGGCGGCCACCCTGTGCACGTGGAGGTCCGCACGCAGGACGGCGCCCGGGTCGGCGGCGGTGTGCTGGTGGCTGAGCCTGGGAGGTGGGCCGAGATCAAGGGCGCGTTCAGGGTCGACGAGCACCCGCGCCACGCCGAGGTTTACGTCCATGGCCCGCCGGCCGGGGTGGACATCAAGGTCATGGACATGCGCGTGTGCGCCGTGGACAAGATCGCACGGCTCAGGCACCTCAGGAAGAAGACGGACAAG GTGCGCAAGCGTGATGTGGTGCTTAAGTTCAGCCGGCCGTCGGAGGACGGGGCCGATGCGGCGGAGGCGGTGAACGGCGCGTCCATCCGCGTGGTGCAGGTGGAGAACAGCTTCCCGATCGGCGCGTGCATCAGCAAGTCGTCCATCCAGAACCCGGCGTTCGTGGACTTCTTCACCAAGCACTTCGACTGGGCGGTGCTGGAGAACGAGCTCAAGTGGTACTACACGGAGCCTGTGCAGGGTCAGGTGAGCTACGCCGACGCCGACGAGCTCATCGCCTTCTGCGACCGGCTCAAGAAGCCGGTGCGCGGGCACTGCATCTTCTGGGCCGTGGAGAACTCGGTGCAGCCGTGGGTCCGCGCCCTCAACACCGAGCAGCTCAGGGCCGCCGTGGAGTCCCGTATCCGGGGCCTCGTCTCCCGCTACAGCGGCCGGTTCCCGCAGTACGAGGTGAACAACGAGATGCTCCATGGCGCCTTCTTCCGGCAGCGCCTCGGCGACGACATCGACGCGCACATGTTCCGGGAGACGGCGGCCATCGACCCGGCCCCGGCGCTGTTCGTTAACGACTACAACGTGGAGAGCGCCAACGACCCCAACGCGACGCCGGAGAAGTACGTGGCGCTGATCACCGACCTGCAGAGGCGCGGCGCGGCCGTGGGCGGGATCGGGGTGCAGGGCCACGTGACGTACCCGGTGGGCGACGTCATCTGCGACGCGCTGGACAAGCTGGCGGCGACGGAGCTCCCCGTGTGGATCACGGAGCTGGACGTGTCGGCGGCGGACGAGGCGGTGCGCGCCGACGACCTGGAGGTGGTGCTCCGGGAGGCGTTCGCGCACCCGGCCGTGGAGGGGATCATGCTGTGGGGGTTCATGCAGGGCCACATGTGGCGCTCCCATGGGCAACTCCTCAACGCCGACGGCACGGTCAGCCAGGCCGGGAACAGGTTCATGGGGCTCCGGCAGGAGTGGACATCGCACGCGCGCGGCAAGGTGGACGCCAACGGCCACTTCAAGTTCAGGGGGTTCCACGGCAAGTACGTCGTGGAgctggccgccggcgccggcgggaaGCAGGTCAGGCGTGCGTTCGACGTGCACAAGGGGGACGAGCCGCTCGTCGTGGACATGAACCTCTGA